A stretch of Bradyrhizobium sp. CCBAU 53338 DNA encodes these proteins:
- a CDS encoding carbon-nitrogen hydrolase family protein: MGIEHPKYKVAVVQAAPAWLDLDASIDKSIALIREAAEKGAKLIAFPEAFIPGYPWHIWMDSPAWAIGRGFVQRYFDNSLSYDSPQAERLREAVRKAKLTAVIGLSERDGGSLYLAQWLIGPDGETIAKRRKLRPTHAERTVYGEGDGSDLAVHARPDIGRIGALCCWEHLQPLSKYAMYAQNEQVHVAAWPSFSLYDPFAPALGAEVNNAASRVYAVEGSCFVLAPCATVSQSMIDELCDRPDKNALLHVGGGFAAIYGPDGSQIGDKLAPDQEGLLIAEIDLGAIGVAKNAADPAGHYSRPDVTRLLLNKKPYKRVEQFALPVDTVEPADIGAAAS, translated from the coding sequence ATGGGCATCGAACATCCGAAATACAAGGTCGCGGTGGTGCAGGCGGCACCCGCCTGGCTCGATCTCGACGCGTCGATCGACAAGTCGATCGCGCTGATCAGGGAAGCCGCCGAGAAGGGTGCCAAGCTGATCGCGTTTCCGGAGGCTTTCATCCCCGGCTACCCCTGGCATATCTGGATGGACTCGCCGGCCTGGGCGATCGGCCGCGGCTTCGTGCAGCGCTATTTCGACAATTCGCTGTCCTATGACAGCCCGCAGGCCGAGCGGCTGCGCGAGGCCGTGCGCAAGGCCAAGCTCACGGCCGTGATCGGACTGTCCGAGCGCGACGGCGGCAGCCTTTATCTGGCGCAATGGCTGATCGGCCCCGACGGCGAGACCATCGCCAAGCGTCGCAAATTGCGGCCGACCCATGCCGAACGCACGGTCTATGGCGAAGGCGACGGCAGCGATCTCGCGGTCCATGCCCGGCCCGACATCGGCCGCATCGGTGCGCTGTGCTGCTGGGAGCATCTCCAGCCGCTGTCGAAATACGCGATGTACGCCCAGAACGAGCAGGTGCACGTGGCGGCGTGGCCGAGCTTCTCGCTGTACGATCCTTTCGCGCCGGCATTGGGGGCCGAGGTTAACAACGCCGCCTCCCGCGTCTACGCGGTCGAGGGCTCCTGCTTCGTGCTCGCGCCTTGCGCGACGGTGTCGCAGTCGATGATCGACGAGCTTTGCGACCGGCCCGACAAGAATGCGCTGCTGCATGTCGGCGGTGGTTTCGCCGCCATCTATGGACCCGACGGCAGCCAGATCGGCGACAAGCTCGCGCCGGACCAGGAGGGCCTGCTGATCGCCGAGATCGACCTCGGCGCCATCGGCGTCGCAAAGAACGCAGCCGATCCAGCCGGGCATTATTCGCGGCCCGACGTCACGCGTTTGCTGCTCAACAAGAAGCCCTACAAGCGGGTCGAGCAGTTCGCGCTGCCGGTCGACACCGTCGAGCCTGCCGACATTGGCGCGGCGGCGAGTTGA
- a CDS encoding helix-turn-helix domain-containing protein, with the protein MTIQFTTDGSPGYRRLALWQDIVCDVFVGLDCKSDLGSAFHGSVTQAPLGKAVCSEVCSDRQHVFRTPSRIARSDQDYVLVALGNRGDGGVVQDGRDTVIHPGEFALYDTTRPYELKFKDSFSQTIFKVPREMLQRRLGGTETLTAITFGADMPVERLAYDFIFRLCQSADRLAPNSAAALSEQAVDLLAMALSERLGSTSLPSSTHRSALLYRLKAHVRARLADPDLSLAETATALGISSRYVNDLLADEDTSFQRHVLAVRLAQCKRDLASPLLAHRHVSEIAFAWGFNDVSHFGRVFREHFGMSPRDFRQSQLRH; encoded by the coding sequence ATGACAATCCAGTTCACGACCGACGGCAGCCCCGGCTATCGGCGGCTCGCCCTCTGGCAGGATATCGTCTGCGACGTCTTCGTCGGGCTGGACTGCAAGTCCGACCTCGGCAGCGCCTTTCATGGCTCGGTCACGCAAGCCCCGCTCGGCAAGGCCGTCTGCTCCGAAGTGTGCTCCGACCGCCAGCACGTCTTCCGCACGCCCTCGCGCATCGCCCGCTCGGATCAGGATTATGTTCTGGTCGCGCTCGGCAATCGCGGCGATGGCGGTGTGGTGCAGGACGGTCGCGACACCGTGATCCATCCCGGCGAGTTCGCGCTCTACGACACTACGCGTCCCTATGAGCTGAAATTCAAGGACTCGTTCTCGCAGACCATCTTCAAGGTGCCCCGCGAGATGCTGCAGCGGCGGCTCGGCGGCACCGAGACACTCACCGCGATCACATTCGGGGCCGACATGCCGGTCGAGCGCTTGGCCTATGATTTCATCTTCAGGCTCTGCCAGAGCGCGGACCGGCTGGCTCCGAACAGCGCCGCCGCGTTGTCCGAGCAGGCTGTCGACTTGCTGGCGATGGCACTGAGCGAGCGGCTCGGCTCGACATCGCTGCCGTCCTCGACTCATCGCTCCGCCCTGCTCTACCGGCTCAAGGCGCATGTCCGTGCGCGCCTCGCCGATCCCGATCTCTCGCTGGCTGAGACCGCCACAGCGCTCGGCATCTCCTCGCGCTATGTCAACGATCTCCTCGCCGACGAGGACACCTCGTTCCAGCGCCATGTGCTTGCCGTGCGCCTGGCGCAATGCAAGCGCGACCTCGCCTCGCCCCTGCTCGCTCATCGCCACGTGAGCGAGATCGCGTTTGCCTGGGGCTTCAACGACGTCTCGCATTTCGGCCGCGTCTTCCGTGAGCATTTCGGGATGTCACCGCGCGACTTCAGGCAGAGCCAATTGCGGCACTGA
- a CDS encoding aldo/keto reductase, with the protein MEYRRLGRSGLMVPALSLGTGTFGGVGRLAAWGTTDATEARRLLDICLEAGVSMFDTADVYSLGESERVLGEAIKGRRDKVLVSTKATFRFGDGLNDIGSSRQHLLAAIDGSLKRLGTDHIDLFQLHGFDAMTPPEEVLATLDVLVRAGKIRYVGVSNFSGWHLMKSLGVADKHGFPRYVANQTYYSLVGRDYEWELMPLGLDQGLGAVVWSPLGWGRLTGKIRRDQPKPEVSRLPQTADFGPPVPDEHVYRVVDAIDEVAKETGKSVSQIALNWLLQRPTVSTLIIGARNEAQLRENLGAVGWSLSKDQINKLDAASKVTLPYPYWHQRGTFSDRNPPPV; encoded by the coding sequence ATGGAATACCGACGCTTGGGCCGGTCCGGCCTCATGGTGCCCGCTTTGAGCCTTGGCACGGGCACCTTCGGCGGTGTTGGTCGCCTCGCGGCATGGGGGACGACCGACGCGACCGAAGCGCGGCGCCTTCTCGACATTTGCCTGGAAGCCGGCGTGTCGATGTTCGACACGGCCGACGTCTATTCGCTCGGCGAATCCGAGCGCGTCCTCGGCGAAGCCATCAAGGGCCGCCGCGACAAGGTGCTGGTCTCGACCAAGGCCACCTTCCGCTTCGGCGACGGCCTCAACGACATCGGCTCGTCGCGGCAGCATCTGCTCGCGGCGATCGACGGCTCGCTGAAGCGGCTCGGCACCGACCATATCGATCTGTTCCAACTCCATGGCTTCGACGCCATGACGCCGCCCGAGGAGGTGCTTGCCACTCTCGACGTGCTCGTGCGCGCCGGCAAGATCCGCTATGTCGGCGTCTCGAATTTCTCGGGCTGGCACCTGATGAAATCGCTCGGCGTTGCCGACAAGCACGGCTTCCCGCGCTATGTCGCCAACCAGACCTATTATTCGCTGGTCGGGCGCGACTATGAGTGGGAGCTGATGCCGCTCGGTCTCGACCAGGGACTTGGCGCCGTGGTCTGGTCGCCGCTCGGGTGGGGCCGCCTCACCGGAAAGATCCGCCGCGACCAGCCAAAGCCTGAAGTGAGCCGCCTGCCGCAGACTGCCGATTTCGGACCACCCGTGCCCGACGAACACGTCTATCGCGTCGTCGACGCCATCGACGAGGTCGCCAAGGAGACCGGAAAGAGCGTCTCGCAGATCGCCCTGAACTGGTTGCTCCAGCGTCCGACCGTTTCGACGCTGATCATCGGCGCGCGCAACGAAGCGCAACTGCGCGAAAATCTGGGGGCGGTCGGCTGGTCGCTGTCGAAGGACCAGATCAACAAGCTCGATGCCGCGAGCAAGGTGACATTGCCCTATCCGTACTGGCACCAGCGCGGCACTTTCTCCGACCGCAATCCACCGCCGGTGTGA
- a CDS encoding phenylacetaldoxime dehydratase family protein, which produces MESAIPAYLETQRTRHKRVPDDYQPPYPSFVARYKPGVSRVVMAYFGVQHRGAAQAAAMQALAEIAGLFAGEGGPTHWDRAHYVDQVGHGNTVSVAYWDNIARFDAWFAPAREAWTGRQRNGIGTFVEILRPAVARHETLFSSLGRPEGVAAIADGMSGEVQEHAYWGGMRDRIPLSQIDPMSPGGNPELIRDGTRLRVKANDNLCLIRSGQDWSDTEASERKLYLDDVEPVLREGMDFLRDDGLAIGCYANRYMQVLSADGKASEKSYGQSWWKSLAALERWAESHPTHVKIFGAAMKYLSTLGPSAKLRLYHEVTVAAADEQFFEYLNCHPKTGMLAAVETVTA; this is translated from the coding sequence ATGGAATCCGCAATTCCCGCGTATCTCGAAACCCAGCGCACGCGCCACAAGCGCGTGCCTGACGATTACCAGCCGCCATATCCGTCGTTTGTGGCGCGCTACAAGCCCGGCGTGAGCCGCGTCGTGATGGCCTATTTCGGCGTGCAGCATCGTGGGGCCGCACAGGCGGCCGCGATGCAAGCGCTCGCCGAAATCGCCGGGCTGTTTGCCGGCGAGGGCGGTCCCACGCACTGGGATCGCGCACACTATGTCGATCAGGTTGGCCACGGGAACACAGTCTCGGTGGCCTATTGGGACAACATCGCGCGCTTCGACGCCTGGTTTGCGCCGGCACGCGAGGCTTGGACGGGAAGGCAGCGCAACGGCATCGGCACCTTCGTCGAGATACTACGACCCGCTGTCGCGCGGCACGAGACGCTATTCTCCTCGCTCGGCAGGCCCGAAGGTGTCGCGGCGATTGCGGACGGCATGAGCGGGGAAGTGCAGGAGCACGCGTATTGGGGCGGCATGCGCGATCGCATTCCGCTGTCGCAGATCGATCCGATGTCGCCCGGCGGCAATCCCGAGTTGATCCGTGACGGTACGCGGCTGCGGGTAAAGGCGAACGACAATCTCTGTTTGATCCGCTCCGGGCAGGACTGGAGCGATACCGAGGCATCCGAACGGAAGCTCTATCTCGACGACGTCGAACCGGTGTTGCGCGAGGGCATGGATTTCCTGCGCGACGATGGGCTCGCGATCGGCTGCTATGCCAACCGCTACATGCAGGTGCTCTCCGCCGACGGCAAGGCGAGTGAAAAATCCTACGGCCAGAGCTGGTGGAAAAGTCTTGCTGCACTGGAGCGATGGGCGGAATCGCACCCGACCCACGTCAAAATCTTCGGCGCGGCGATGAAGTATCTGTCGACGCTGGGGCCGTCAGCGAAGCTGCGACTCTATCATGAGGTTACGGTAGCCGCCGCGGATGAGCAGTTCTTCGAATATCTGAACTGTCATCCGAAGACGGGAATGCTTGCGGCGGTCGAGACTGTTACGGCTTAG
- a CDS encoding HAD family hydrolase, which translates to MQTIYFDLDGTLTDPKPGITGSIQYALKKLGQAVPSQDELAWCIGPPLHASLKALTGTDALADQALLLYRERFSEVGLFENSPYPGIHGTLAAVAATGARMFVATSKPAVYATRIIEHFGLKPYFERVFGSELDGTRADKRDLLAYALLEAKVDARSAIMIGDRSHDVVGARTNGMTAIGVLYGYGSEAELRGAGAHHICAAHPELLGHCVA; encoded by the coding sequence ATGCAGACAATCTATTTTGATCTCGACGGTACGCTGACCGATCCCAAGCCCGGGATCACCGGTTCGATCCAGTATGCCCTGAAAAAACTTGGGCAGGCGGTCCCGAGCCAGGATGAATTGGCCTGGTGCATCGGGCCGCCCCTGCATGCGAGCCTGAAGGCGCTGACCGGAACCGACGCGCTGGCCGACCAGGCGCTCCTGCTCTACCGCGAACGGTTTTCCGAGGTCGGGCTGTTCGAGAACTCACCCTATCCGGGCATTCACGGCACACTGGCGGCAGTGGCCGCGACCGGTGCGCGCATGTTCGTCGCGACCAGCAAACCCGCCGTCTACGCTACCCGCATCATCGAGCACTTCGGCCTGAAGCCGTATTTCGAGCGCGTGTTCGGCTCAGAGCTCGACGGCACGCGCGCCGACAAGCGCGACCTGCTTGCTTACGCGCTCCTTGAAGCCAAGGTCGATGCGCGTAGCGCGATCATGATCGGCGACCGCAGCCATGACGTGGTCGGCGCCCGGACCAACGGCATGACGGCAATCGGCGTACTCTATGGCTATGGCAGCGAGGCCGAGCTGCGAGGCGCAGGCGCGCATCACATCTGCGCCGCGCACCCGGAGCTGCTCGGCCATTGCGTCGCCTAA
- a CDS encoding AzlC family ABC transporter permease, protein MALPPLDSPQWQSPWRAFVWGLRSITQTILTLVLFATYLGIGALAHDTHFSLLWALCSTLFVWAGPAQIILITTLGSGATIVQSAIAVTVSAVRLFPMVVSVLPLMRTPTTRRRELFFAAHLTAVTLWVECHRFLPQVPRERRIAFVNGLGFGLVSVCLTANTVGYFLAANLTQSLGAAILLLTPLSFLFSTARNSREVADVVALALGVLLYPLAARMNSGLDILVSGLVAGTIAYGVHWWREVRA, encoded by the coding sequence GTGGCGCTTCCTCCGCTCGATTCCCCTCAATGGCAAAGTCCCTGGCGCGCCTTCGTCTGGGGGCTGCGCTCGATCACGCAGACGATCCTCACGCTCGTCCTGTTCGCGACCTATCTCGGCATCGGCGCGCTCGCCCACGACACCCATTTCAGCCTGCTCTGGGCGCTCTGCTCGACGCTGTTCGTGTGGGCAGGACCGGCGCAGATCATTTTGATCACCACGCTCGGCTCGGGCGCCACCATCGTCCAGTCCGCTATTGCTGTCACCGTCAGCGCTGTCAGGCTGTTTCCGATGGTGGTCTCGGTGCTGCCGCTGATGCGCACGCCGACGACCAGGCGGCGCGAGCTGTTCTTTGCAGCCCATCTCACGGCGGTGACGCTGTGGGTCGAATGCCATCGCTTCCTGCCGCAGGTGCCGCGCGAGCGACGGATCGCCTTCGTCAACGGGCTTGGCTTCGGTCTGGTCTCGGTGTGTCTCACCGCCAACACGGTCGGCTATTTCCTCGCCGCCAATCTGACGCAGTCGCTGGGCGCTGCGATCCTGCTGCTGACGCCGTTGTCCTTCCTGTTCTCGACCGCGCGCAACAGCCGCGAGGTCGCGGACGTGGTTGCGCTCGCGCTCGGGGTTCTGCTCTATCCGCTGGCGGCGAGGATGAACTCCGGCCTCGACATCCTCGTCAGCGGCCTTGTGGCCGGCACGATCGCCTATGGCGTGCATTGGTGGCGCGAGGTGCGCGCATGA
- a CDS encoding lytic transglycosylase domain-containing protein encodes MAFVRAQKLIWWGLAVAFVFTPALAEDAPVPPTQLGPEAPAKPAGGEPVRESDTRESICLIVEAAARDANLPLEFFARVIWQESRFQADAVGPMTRSGEHAQGIAQFMPGTASERGLLNPFNPVQALPKSAEFLNELRNQFGNLGLAAAAYNAGPRRVQEWLAGTGGIPDQTRNYVYAITGASIDTWAKTGGAGKGPPSSPPTSCRDLVALLKRAPNPFVAELEQHVELAAAKIWGVQLAAGFDRNKALAMYSRAVTRLSSVIGERDPSLLSSVVRSRGSHAFYQVRIGADTRSEADDLCNRIRKAGGACFVLKNRGVNG; translated from the coding sequence ATGGCGTTCGTCCGGGCTCAGAAGCTGATCTGGTGGGGGCTCGCTGTGGCGTTCGTTTTCACGCCGGCGCTTGCCGAGGATGCTCCGGTCCCTCCTACCCAGCTTGGCCCCGAGGCGCCGGCAAAACCGGCAGGGGGCGAGCCTGTGCGCGAGAGCGACACGCGGGAGTCGATCTGCCTGATCGTGGAGGCGGCCGCGCGCGATGCCAACCTGCCATTGGAATTCTTCGCCCGCGTGATCTGGCAGGAGAGCCGCTTTCAGGCCGATGCGGTCGGGCCAATGACGCGCAGCGGCGAACATGCGCAGGGCATCGCGCAGTTCATGCCGGGCACCGCGAGCGAGCGCGGATTGCTCAATCCGTTCAATCCGGTGCAAGCGCTGCCGAAATCCGCCGAGTTCTTGAACGAGTTGCGCAACCAGTTTGGCAATCTTGGTCTCGCCGCGGCCGCCTATAATGCCGGTCCGCGACGGGTGCAGGAATGGCTCGCCGGCACCGGTGGCATCCCGGACCAGACGCGCAACTACGTCTACGCCATCACCGGTGCGAGCATCGACACATGGGCCAAGACCGGCGGCGCCGGCAAGGGGCCGCCCAGTTCACCGCCGACGAGTTGCCGCGATCTCGTGGCGCTGTTGAAGCGCGCACCGAACCCGTTCGTCGCCGAGCTCGAGCAGCATGTCGAGCTCGCCGCCGCCAAGATCTGGGGGGTGCAACTCGCCGCCGGCTTTGACCGCAACAAGGCGCTGGCGATGTATTCCCGCGCGGTGACGCGCCTCAGCAGCGTCATCGGCGAGCGCGATCCCAGCCTGTTGAGCTCTGTGGTGCGCAGCCGCGGTTCGCACGCGTTCTACCAGGTGCGCATTGGGGCTGACACGCGAAGTGAGGCTGACGATCTCTGCAACCGCATCCGGAAAGCAGGCGGGGCCTGCTTCGTGCTCAAGAACCGGGGCGTGAACGGATAA